Proteins found in one Serinicoccus marinus DSM 15273 genomic segment:
- the hisC gene encoding histidinol-phosphate transaminase, producing MTTRGDTTFPAHLVRPDLRDFAGYSSARTSAPTGIPDRIWLNANESGVASPADSGGGSRRYPDPQPAALVEAFADLWATTPDRVVVGRGSDEAIELLVRSLCRAGGDGVVVTSPTFGMYAVSARLHGVPVTDVPQTDDGLRWRVDTAAVARAAREHGARLVFVASPGNPTGSVVPLREIAALAEELADQAVVVVDEAYGEFAQQRSAITLLEEHPTLVVLRTLSKAHALAGARVGIALAHPDLVAVLRRVQAPYPLPAPVTELALRALSEDVLHATAQHVGEVLRLRDQVGRWLRDLDDVRTVYASEANFFLVRCDDPDALLHTLGAAGIVVRDMRHLPGLHDALRITIGTGPEMAALREALTASSSPTTSTDISTDTSTEESPA from the coding sequence GTGACCACCCGCGGCGACACCACCTTCCCGGCGCACCTGGTGCGCCCGGACCTGCGCGACTTCGCGGGGTACTCCTCGGCCCGCACCAGCGCGCCCACGGGCATACCGGACCGCATCTGGCTCAACGCCAACGAGTCCGGGGTCGCCAGCCCCGCGGACAGCGGCGGCGGGTCCCGGCGCTACCCGGACCCGCAGCCGGCCGCGCTGGTTGAGGCCTTCGCCGACCTGTGGGCGACCACCCCGGACCGGGTCGTGGTCGGCCGCGGCAGCGACGAGGCGATCGAGTTGCTCGTGCGCAGCCTGTGCCGCGCCGGCGGTGACGGCGTCGTCGTGACCTCGCCGACGTTCGGGATGTATGCCGTCTCCGCGCGGCTGCACGGCGTGCCGGTGACCGACGTGCCCCAGACCGACGACGGCCTGCGCTGGCGGGTCGACACCGCCGCCGTCGCGCGGGCGGCCCGGGAGCACGGCGCCCGCCTGGTCTTCGTGGCCTCGCCGGGCAACCCCACCGGCTCGGTCGTCCCGCTGCGCGAGATCGCCGCGCTCGCCGAGGAGCTGGCCGACCAGGCGGTCGTCGTCGTGGACGAGGCCTACGGCGAGTTCGCGCAGCAGCGCTCGGCGATCACCCTGCTCGAGGAGCACCCCACCCTCGTCGTGCTGCGCACCCTCTCCAAGGCGCACGCCCTCGCCGGGGCCCGGGTCGGCATCGCGCTGGCCCACCCGGACCTGGTGGCCGTCCTTCGGCGGGTGCAGGCGCCCTACCCGTTGCCCGCGCCGGTCACCGAGCTCGCGCTGCGGGCGCTGTCCGAGGACGTCCTGCACGCCACCGCGCAGCACGTGGGCGAGGTCCTGCGGCTGCGTGACCAGGTCGGCCGCTGGCTGCGCGACCTCGATGACGTGCGCACGGTCTACGCCAGCGAGGCCAACTTCTTCCTGGTGCGGTGCGACGACCCTGACGCCCTGCTGCATACCCTGGGCGCCGCCGGCATCGTGGTCCGCGACATGCGCCACCTGCCGGGCCTGCACGACGCCCTGCGCATCACCATCGGCACCGGCCCCGAGATGGCCGCCCTGCGCGAGGCGCTGACCGCGTCATCGAGCCCCACCACCAGCACGGACATCAGCACCGACACCAGCACCGAGGAGAGCCCCGCATGA
- the hisH gene encoding imidazole glycerol phosphate synthase subunit HisH, whose amino-acid sequence MRVALVDGGGTNIGSVSYALERLGATGRLTADPGDILAADRVVLPGVGAAGAGMRRLRELGLVEVLAQVQAPLLGVCLGMQLLFERSEEDGGVATLGLVPGEVVGIPPAAGVRVPHMGWNALTDLAEDPLLVGIEEGDRAYFVHSYAAAPTEHTLASTVHGRPWTAVVRSGLRWGAQFHPERSSAVGSRLLRNFLVEVDR is encoded by the coding sequence GTGAGGGTCGCCCTCGTCGACGGTGGTGGCACCAACATCGGCTCGGTCAGCTACGCCCTGGAGCGGCTCGGCGCGACCGGCCGGCTCACCGCCGACCCGGGCGACATCCTCGCGGCGGACCGGGTGGTCCTGCCCGGAGTCGGTGCAGCCGGGGCCGGCATGCGCCGGTTGCGCGAGCTCGGTCTCGTCGAGGTGCTCGCCCAGGTGCAGGCCCCGCTGCTCGGGGTATGCCTGGGGATGCAGCTGCTCTTCGAGCGCTCCGAGGAGGACGGCGGCGTGGCGACGCTCGGCCTCGTGCCGGGCGAGGTGGTCGGCATACCTCCGGCAGCCGGGGTCCGGGTGCCGCACATGGGGTGGAACGCGCTGACCGACCTCGCCGAGGACCCGCTCCTGGTCGGGATCGAGGAGGGAGACCGCGCCTACTTCGTGCACTCCTACGCCGCGGCGCCCACCGAGCACACCCTCGCCAGCACCGTCCACGGGCGCCCGTGGACCGCGGTCGTGCGCTCCGGGCTGCGGTGGGGCGCGCAGTTCCACCCCGAGAGGTCCTCGGCGGTCGGCTCCCGCCTTCTGCGAAACTTCCTGGTGGAGGTCGATCGATGA
- the hisS gene encoding histidine--tRNA ligase — protein MISPRTPSGVLELLPPEQIAFQRMLDSIRSGYERFGFLPVETPVFERSDVLLTKTGGETERQVYFAQSTGALEKARAQSPAEGTLPELALRFDLTVPLARYVAEHEHQLTFPFRRYQMQRVYRGERPQRGRFREFYQCDVDVIGSGELSVRHDAEAPAIINAIFTDLAIGDFTIQINNRRLLRGFYEDLGIADPQAQAAVLREVDKLDKRGPGYLRTTLTGDGFGLAEEVVEQILTFVQTRSTGHDDALARLDDVVAGSAGSEALAQGVAELREVLGLVRALGVPEANYCLNFSIARGLDYYTGTVYETTLDEHPELGSICSGGRYDDLAGQYTKSRLPGVGISIGLSRLFWQLREAGLIEVSAGESTVQVLVPQVDAELLDDQLALASQLRHGGINTEAVLDGGKLGKQLRYADRAGIRFVAILGQQEVADGTVTLKDLRRQDQFTVPRDEVVSALRVELAQPLV, from the coding sequence GTGATCTCCCCGCGCACGCCGTCCGGTGTCCTCGAGCTGCTGCCGCCCGAGCAGATCGCCTTCCAGCGGATGCTGGACTCGATCCGCTCCGGCTACGAGCGCTTCGGCTTCCTGCCCGTCGAGACCCCCGTCTTCGAGCGCTCCGACGTGCTCCTCACCAAGACCGGCGGCGAGACCGAGCGGCAGGTCTACTTCGCCCAGTCGACCGGGGCGCTGGAGAAGGCCCGGGCGCAAAGCCCCGCGGAGGGGACGCTGCCCGAGCTGGCGCTGCGCTTCGACCTCACGGTGCCGCTGGCGCGCTACGTCGCCGAGCACGAGCACCAGCTGACCTTCCCGTTCCGGCGCTACCAGATGCAGCGGGTCTACCGCGGCGAGCGGCCGCAGCGGGGGCGGTTCCGCGAGTTCTACCAGTGCGACGTGGACGTCATCGGCTCCGGCGAGCTGTCGGTCCGGCACGACGCCGAAGCCCCGGCGATCATCAACGCGATCTTCACCGACCTGGCGATCGGCGACTTCACCATCCAGATCAACAACCGGCGGCTGCTGCGCGGCTTCTACGAGGACCTCGGCATCGCCGACCCGCAGGCGCAGGCGGCGGTGCTGCGCGAGGTCGACAAGCTCGACAAGCGCGGGCCGGGCTACCTGCGCACGACGCTGACCGGGGACGGCTTCGGGCTGGCCGAGGAGGTCGTCGAGCAGATCCTCACCTTCGTGCAGACGCGGTCCACCGGGCACGACGACGCGCTGGCGCGACTCGACGACGTGGTGGCCGGCTCCGCCGGGAGCGAGGCGCTCGCCCAGGGTGTCGCCGAGCTGCGCGAGGTGCTGGGGCTGGTGCGCGCGCTGGGCGTGCCGGAGGCCAACTACTGCCTCAACTTCTCCATCGCCCGCGGGCTGGACTACTACACCGGCACGGTCTACGAGACGACGCTGGATGAGCACCCCGAGCTGGGCTCGATCTGCTCGGGCGGCCGCTACGACGACCTCGCAGGGCAGTACACGAAGTCGCGGCTGCCCGGGGTCGGGATCTCGATCGGGCTGTCGCGCCTGTTCTGGCAGCTGCGGGAGGCCGGGCTGATCGAGGTCTCGGCGGGGGAGTCGACGGTGCAGGTGCTGGTGCCGCAGGTCGACGCCGAGCTGCTGGACGACCAGCTCGCGCTGGCCTCGCAGCTGCGGCACGGCGGCATCAACACCGAGGCGGTGCTCGACGGCGGCAAGCTGGGCAAGCAGCTGCGGTATGCCGACCGCGCCGGGATCCGCTTCGTCGCGATCCTGGGTCAGCAGGAGGTGGCCGACGGGACGGTCACGCTCAAGGACCTGCGGCGCCAGGACCAGTTCACCGTGCCCCGCGACGAGGTCGTCAGCGCGCTGCGCGTGGAGCTCGCCCAGCCGCTCGTCTGA
- a CDS encoding DUF349 domain-containing protein yields MSEQTPTPTEPEESAAEPTVAATEDVEPQPEPDTSPEAEHQQPEPEAPAEPEAEQPAPEAPAEPEAAPQPAPPAPPKPAAPSPAMFAARRPAAARPAGGAAVAAPEPHPDPSESMKHGRVAEDGTVYVVAADGTEREVGSYPGASPEEALAYFARKYDEMLASADLLKARLAGTDVSAHDARQSLAHLKEQIGEAHVVGDLAALSAVVKHLEEEVKVRSRTEQEERLQAKAQAAQEREKLVVEAEQLAATEPAKVQWKQSSGRVRELLEEWKAHQRSGPRLDKEVENALWQRFSHARSDFDKMRKTWFAHLDEEHASAKATKERLVREAEALSTSKDWGATAGAFKRLMQDWKRAGRASRADDDALWARFKAAQDSFFDAKDEVVAAEEAEFTENLKVKEGLLEEAEALTVDEAHLDQTKAELRKIQDRWDAAGKVPRADSKRVENRLRAVEQKVRDVEDSQWQRTDPELNARAQSMVDQLERAVQGLEADLAAAQAAGEDKKAQDLEAELATKKLWLTSARGGLGR; encoded by the coding sequence GTGTCCGAGCAGACGCCCACCCCCACCGAGCCGGAGGAGTCGGCCGCCGAGCCGACGGTCGCCGCCACCGAGGACGTCGAACCGCAGCCGGAGCCGGACACCTCCCCTGAGGCCGAGCATCAGCAGCCGGAACCCGAGGCACCCGCAGAGCCCGAGGCCGAGCAGCCGGCGCCGGAGGCACCCGCAGAGCCCGAGGCAGCCCCGCAGCCCGCACCCCCGGCGCCGCCGAAGCCGGCCGCGCCCTCCCCCGCGATGTTCGCGGCGCGCCGGCCCGCGGCGGCCCGTCCCGCCGGTGGGGCCGCCGTGGCGGCGCCCGAGCCGCACCCGGACCCGAGCGAGTCCATGAAGCACGGGCGCGTCGCCGAGGACGGCACCGTCTACGTCGTCGCCGCCGACGGCACCGAGCGTGAGGTCGGCTCCTACCCCGGCGCGAGCCCGGAGGAGGCGCTGGCCTACTTCGCCCGGAAGTACGACGAGATGCTCGCCTCGGCGGACCTGCTCAAGGCCCGGCTCGCGGGCACCGACGTCTCCGCCCACGACGCCCGGCAGTCCTTGGCCCACCTCAAGGAGCAGATCGGCGAGGCGCACGTGGTCGGCGACCTGGCGGCCCTGTCCGCGGTCGTCAAGCACCTCGAGGAGGAGGTCAAGGTCCGCTCCCGCACCGAGCAGGAGGAGCGGCTGCAGGCCAAGGCGCAGGCCGCGCAGGAGCGGGAGAAGCTCGTCGTGGAGGCCGAGCAGCTCGCGGCCACCGAGCCCGCGAAGGTGCAGTGGAAGCAGAGCAGCGGGCGCGTCCGCGAGCTGCTCGAGGAGTGGAAGGCACACCAGCGCTCCGGTCCGCGTCTCGACAAGGAGGTCGAGAACGCGTTGTGGCAGCGCTTCAGCCACGCGCGCTCCGACTTCGACAAGATGCGCAAGACCTGGTTCGCGCACCTCGACGAGGAGCACGCCAGCGCCAAGGCCACCAAGGAGCGCCTGGTCCGCGAGGCCGAGGCGCTGTCGACCAGCAAGGACTGGGGCGCCACCGCCGGTGCCTTCAAGCGGCTTATGCAGGACTGGAAGCGGGCAGGCCGGGCCTCCCGTGCCGACGACGACGCCCTGTGGGCGAGGTTCAAGGCCGCCCAGGACTCCTTCTTCGACGCCAAGGACGAGGTCGTGGCGGCCGAGGAGGCGGAGTTCACCGAGAACCTCAAGGTCAAGGAGGGCCTGCTCGAGGAGGCCGAGGCGCTCACCGTCGACGAGGCGCACCTGGACCAGACCAAGGCCGAGCTGCGCAAGATCCAGGACCGCTGGGACGCCGCAGGCAAGGTGCCGCGGGCGGACAGCAAGCGGGTCGAGAACCGGCTGCGCGCGGTGGAGCAGAAGGTGCGCGACGTCGAGGACTCCCAGTGGCAGCGCACCGACCCCGAGCTGAACGCCCGGGCGCAGTCGATGGTCGACCAGCTCGAGCGGGCGGTCCAGGGCCTGGAGGCCGACCTCGCCGCCGCCCAGGCCGCGGGTGAGGACAAGAAGGCCCAGGACCTCGAGGCCGAGCTGGCCACGAAGAAGCTGTGGCTGACCTCGGCGCGCGGCGGCCTCGGCCGGTGA
- a CDS encoding M18 family aminopeptidase: MSSLTRLATQVSEVAEGLCAYLDASPSPFHAVHAAQQLLTDAGFTELDETSPTPSSPGHYVVRRGGSLISWSTAHLPADRPAHTAYRVVGAHTDSPNLRIKPQPDWTRAGWQMLGVEVYGGALTHSWLDRDLGLSGRVAVRDATAPHGISQLLWRCDDPLLRVSQLAIHLDRTVRSEGLKLNDQDHLAPHWSTGTEASTFRDWLAGQVDVAPEDLLGFDAMTHDLTPARRIGGEGELVASARLDNLATSYAAVRALLQAVAAPGEAASVPVVVLFDHEEVGSTSERGAQSTFLPSWLERIVLAAGGTREDYWRALAGSVIASGDMAHATHPNYAERHEPGHPILMNGGPVLKVNTNLRYATDSVGAAAFTLACEQAGVPMQTFVTRSDLPCGSTVGPMTSALTGATTVDFGAPVLSMHSTREVCGTLDQAGYAAALAAFLSPA, encoded by the coding sequence GTGAGCAGCCTCACCCGCCTCGCGACCCAGGTGAGCGAGGTCGCCGAGGGCCTGTGCGCCTACCTCGACGCCTCGCCCTCGCCGTTCCACGCGGTGCACGCCGCGCAGCAGCTCCTCACCGACGCCGGTTTCACCGAGCTCGACGAGACCTCGCCGACCCCGTCCTCCCCGGGCCACTACGTCGTCCGGCGCGGCGGGTCGCTCATCTCCTGGTCCACCGCCCACCTGCCCGCGGACCGGCCGGCGCACACGGCATACCGCGTGGTGGGGGCGCACACCGACTCCCCGAACCTGCGGATCAAGCCGCAGCCGGACTGGACCCGTGCCGGGTGGCAGATGCTCGGCGTCGAGGTCTACGGCGGCGCGCTGACCCACTCCTGGCTGGACCGGGACCTCGGGCTCTCCGGCCGCGTCGCGGTCCGTGACGCCACGGCGCCGCACGGGATCAGCCAGCTGCTGTGGCGCTGTGACGACCCGCTGCTGCGGGTCTCCCAGCTCGCCATCCACCTCGACCGCACCGTGCGCAGCGAGGGCCTGAAGCTCAACGACCAGGACCACCTCGCCCCGCACTGGAGCACCGGCACGGAGGCGTCGACCTTCCGGGACTGGCTCGCGGGTCAGGTCGACGTCGCGCCCGAGGACCTGCTGGGCTTCGACGCCATGACCCACGACCTCACCCCCGCCCGCCGCATCGGCGGCGAGGGCGAGCTGGTGGCGTCGGCACGCCTGGACAACCTCGCCACGTCGTATGCCGCGGTGCGGGCGCTGCTGCAGGCGGTCGCCGCTCCCGGCGAGGCCGCCTCGGTGCCGGTCGTCGTGCTCTTCGACCACGAGGAGGTGGGCAGCACCTCCGAGCGCGGGGCGCAGTCGACCTTCCTGCCGTCCTGGCTGGAGCGGATCGTGCTGGCCGCCGGGGGCACCCGTGAGGACTACTGGCGCGCGCTGGCCGGCTCGGTCATCGCCTCCGGCGACATGGCGCACGCCACGCACCCCAACTATGCCGAGCGCCACGAGCCGGGTCACCCGATCCTCATGAACGGTGGCCCCGTGCTCAAGGTCAACACCAACCTGCGCTACGCCACCGACTCCGTCGGCGCGGCCGCCTTCACCCTGGCCTGCGAGCAGGCGGGGGTGCCGATGCAGACCTTCGTCACCCGCTCGGACCTGCCCTGCGGCTCCACCGTGGGCCCGATGACCTCGGCCCTCACCGGTGCGACGACGGTCGACTTCGGCGCGCCGGTGCTCTCGATGCACTCCACCCGGGAGGTCTGCGGGACCCTCGACCAGGCGGGGTATGCCGCAGCCCTGGCCGCCTTCCTCTCCCCCGCCTGA
- a CDS encoding GTP pyrophosphokinase produces the protein MSTGAALPPSLELASRESITPAQLREVGAQLQRFLLEYEFGLREVETKIEILRDEFSHMHDYNPIEHVSSRVKSPDSLREKVLRRGLSTDLPTIRREITDIAGIRVTCSFVTDAYRIFDLLTQQDDITIRRVSDYIADPKPNGYKSLHAIIEIPVFLSTGRVEVPVEVQLRTIAMDFWASTEHKIHYKYDGNVPDSLLDELKTAADSAAELDARMHRLHRELHGQSEVR, from the coding sequence ATGAGCACCGGAGCAGCGTTGCCCCCGTCCCTCGAGCTGGCCTCGCGGGAGAGCATCACCCCGGCGCAGCTGCGGGAGGTCGGGGCGCAGCTGCAGCGCTTCCTGCTGGAGTACGAGTTCGGGCTGCGCGAGGTCGAGACGAAGATCGAGATCCTGCGCGACGAGTTCTCGCACATGCACGACTACAACCCGATCGAGCACGTCTCGAGCCGGGTCAAGTCACCGGACAGCCTGCGGGAGAAGGTCCTGCGCCGCGGCCTGTCGACGGACCTGCCGACGATCCGCCGGGAGATCACCGACATCGCCGGCATCCGCGTCACCTGCAGCTTCGTCACCGACGCCTACCGCATCTTCGACCTGCTCACGCAGCAGGACGACATCACCATCCGCCGCGTCTCGGACTACATCGCCGACCCCAAGCCCAACGGCTACAAGAGCCTGCACGCCATCATCGAGATCCCGGTCTTCCTCTCCACCGGACGCGTGGAGGTGCCGGTGGAGGTCCAGCTGCGCACCATCGCGATGGACTTCTGGGCGAGCACCGAGCACAAGATCCACTACAAGTACGACGGCAACGTGCCCGACTCACTGCTCGACGAGCTCAAGACCGCCGCGGACAGCGCCGCCGAGCTGGATGCCCGGATGCACCGGCTGCACCGCGAGCTGCACGGTCAGAGCGAGGTCAGGTAG
- the hisG gene encoding ATP phosphoribosyltransferase, with amino-acid sequence MTPPAQPRDRLRVAIQKSGRLGEPARELLASCGLTWRESRDKLFCYGESLPVDLLLVRDDDIPGLIADGVCDLGIVGRNVLVEHGLAREAQGRGVELTEWRQLGWGTCRLDVAIAEDEEWTGPEQLAGLRIATSYPHTLGRWLAEHGVDAEPVVLNGSVEIAPRLGQADVVCDLVSTGGTLRANQLTPVTTILHSEAVIAGPGHQLDDGRQEIADLLLRRLDGAVQLKESRLLLLRVERELLDRVLPLLPGGHEPTVTAVEGRDEVALQMLVHGSVSWAKLEDLKREGAHNLMVLPVEGMLA; translated from the coding sequence ATGACCCCGCCTGCCCAGCCGCGCGACCGCCTGCGCGTGGCGATCCAGAAGTCCGGCCGCCTCGGCGAGCCGGCCCGCGAGCTGCTGGCCTCCTGCGGCCTCACCTGGCGCGAGAGCCGCGACAAGCTCTTCTGCTACGGCGAGAGCCTGCCGGTCGACCTGCTGCTCGTCCGGGACGACGACATCCCCGGCCTCATCGCCGACGGCGTCTGCGACCTCGGGATCGTCGGGCGCAACGTGCTCGTCGAGCACGGCCTGGCCCGTGAGGCCCAGGGGCGCGGCGTCGAGCTGACCGAGTGGCGCCAGCTCGGCTGGGGCACCTGCCGGCTGGACGTCGCGATCGCCGAGGACGAGGAGTGGACCGGGCCCGAGCAGCTCGCCGGGCTCCGCATCGCCACGTCCTACCCGCACACCCTGGGCCGGTGGCTCGCCGAGCACGGCGTCGACGCCGAGCCGGTCGTGCTCAACGGCTCGGTCGAGATCGCCCCGCGCCTGGGCCAGGCCGACGTGGTCTGCGACCTCGTCTCCACCGGCGGCACGCTGCGCGCCAACCAGCTCACCCCCGTCACGACGATCCTGCACAGCGAGGCCGTCATCGCCGGCCCTGGGCACCAGCTCGACGACGGGCGGCAGGAGATCGCCGACCTCCTGCTGCGGCGGCTCGACGGGGCGGTCCAGCTCAAGGAATCGCGACTGCTCCTGCTGCGCGTCGAGCGCGAGCTGCTCGACCGGGTCCTGCCGCTGCTGCCCGGTGGGCACGAGCCGACGGTCACGGCGGTCGAGGGCCGCGACGAGGTCGCGCTGCAGATGCTCGTGCACGGTTCGGTCTCGTGGGCCAAGCTCGAGGACCTCAAGCGCGAGGGCGCCCACAACCTCATGGTGCTGCCGGTCGAAGGGATGCTCGCATGA
- the hisB gene encoding bifunctional histidinol-phosphatase/imidazoleglycerol-phosphate dehydratase HisB → MSPRPICFVDRDGTIIAEPDDHQIDALDKVALVDGVIPALLRIQGAGFDLVMVSNQDGLGTESFPTEDFEGPQQFLLRLLASQGITFRDVFVDPHHGGPEAPWTRKPGIGMVAHLLKDRGVDWDRSVMVGDRSTDREFADNLGVPAYLLPGRVDGTDDHQPRTTWSQIAHELADAPRTARVERATSETAITVEVDLDATGGSEISTGIGFYDHMLDQLAKHGGFRLHVACEGDLHIDDHHTVEDVALAVGEAIRTALGDKRGIGRYGFTLPMDEAQATAAIDLSGRPYFAYEGSFDREAVGEFSTEMVEHFWRSFADAMRCTLHLSVTGGNTHHKIEVGFKAVARALRMGIARQGDSAELPTTKGVL, encoded by the coding sequence ATGAGCCCCCGCCCGATCTGCTTCGTCGACCGCGACGGCACGATCATCGCCGAGCCGGATGATCACCAGATCGACGCGCTGGACAAGGTGGCGCTCGTCGACGGCGTGATCCCGGCGTTGCTGCGCATCCAGGGGGCGGGCTTCGACCTCGTCATGGTGAGCAACCAGGACGGCCTGGGCACGGAGTCCTTCCCGACCGAGGACTTCGAGGGCCCGCAGCAGTTCCTGCTGCGGCTGCTCGCCAGCCAGGGCATCACCTTCCGGGACGTCTTCGTCGACCCGCACCACGGCGGTCCGGAGGCGCCGTGGACCCGCAAGCCCGGCATCGGGATGGTCGCGCACCTGCTCAAGGACCGGGGGGTCGACTGGGACCGCAGCGTCATGGTCGGCGACCGGTCCACCGACCGGGAGTTCGCCGACAACCTGGGGGTCCCGGCATACCTCCTCCCGGGACGGGTCGACGGGACCGACGACCACCAGCCGCGGACCACCTGGTCGCAGATCGCGCACGAGCTGGCCGACGCGCCCCGGACCGCCCGGGTCGAGCGCGCCACCTCCGAGACGGCGATCACGGTGGAGGTCGACCTCGACGCGACCGGCGGCAGCGAGATCTCGACCGGGATCGGGTTCTACGACCACATGCTCGACCAGCTAGCCAAGCACGGCGGCTTCCGGCTGCATGTCGCGTGCGAGGGCGACCTGCACATCGACGACCACCACACCGTCGAGGACGTCGCGCTGGCCGTGGGCGAGGCGATCCGCACCGCGCTCGGCGACAAGCGCGGCATCGGCCGCTACGGCTTCACCCTGCCCATGGACGAGGCGCAGGCGACCGCGGCGATCGACCTGTCCGGGCGGCCCTACTTCGCCTACGAGGGCAGCTTCGACCGGGAGGCCGTCGGCGAGTTCTCCACGGAGATGGTCGAGCACTTCTGGCGCTCCTTCGCCGACGCCATGCGCTGCACCCTGCACCTGTCGGTGACCGGCGGCAACACCCACCACAAGATCGAGGTCGGCTTCAAGGCGGTCGCCCGGGCGCTGCGCATGGGCATCGCCCGCCAGGGCGACTCCGCCGAGCTCCCGACCACCAAGGGCGTGCTGTGA
- a CDS encoding MBL fold metallo-hydrolase translates to MFVRSIVADAFATNCYVMAPAEGEECLIVDPGIGVEDRVQDVLAEHRLRPAAVLLTHGHLDHVYAVTPVCQGTTAVSPYIHTDDRYRLTDPLATMSPELVAALEQQFGRRATWTEPERIVEFGAAGEDHTTLDLAGLRIEVAHAPGHTEGSVLFTAHDVPDGIPSDDLDRTVLSGDVLFAGSVGRTDLPGGDAAAMRRSLRDVVLPLADSSLVLPGHGPATTMARERGTNPYLTSL, encoded by the coding sequence ATGTTCGTCCGCAGCATCGTCGCCGACGCCTTCGCCACCAACTGCTACGTCATGGCTCCCGCCGAGGGGGAGGAGTGCCTGATCGTGGACCCGGGCATCGGGGTGGAGGACCGGGTGCAGGACGTGCTCGCCGAGCACCGGCTGCGGCCGGCCGCCGTGCTGCTCACCCACGGCCACCTCGACCACGTGTATGCCGTCACCCCGGTCTGTCAGGGCACCACGGCGGTGAGCCCCTACATCCACACCGACGACCGGTATCGCCTGACCGACCCGCTCGCCACCATGAGCCCCGAGCTCGTCGCCGCCCTCGAGCAGCAGTTCGGCCGGCGCGCGACGTGGACCGAGCCGGAGCGGATCGTGGAGTTCGGCGCTGCCGGTGAGGACCACACGACCCTCGACCTGGCGGGCCTGCGGATCGAGGTGGCCCACGCCCCCGGGCATACCGAGGGCTCGGTGCTCTTCACCGCGCACGACGTGCCGGACGGCATACCCTCCGACGATCTGGACCGGACCGTGCTCTCCGGCGACGTGCTCTTCGCCGGGTCCGTCGGCCGGACCGACCTGCCGGGCGGTGACGCGGCGGCGATGCGGCGCAGCCTGCGCGACGTCGTGCTCCCGCTCGCCGACTCCTCGCTCGTGCTGCCTGGCCACGGGCCCGCGACCACGATGGCGCGCGAGCGCGGGACGAACCCCTACCTGACCTCGCTCTGA
- a CDS encoding YerC/YecD family TrpR-related protein yields MKQREDAEVGARARDGLARVLAALDGPDAVDAFLDDLCTPAEIEAMADRWSVVPLLAQGLSYRQIHDETGVSVTTVGRIARCLDAGAGGYRAALEHHHEHPAALPTV; encoded by the coding sequence ATGAAGCAGCGGGAGGACGCCGAGGTCGGCGCGCGGGCGCGTGACGGCCTGGCGCGCGTGCTGGCTGCGCTCGACGGGCCGGACGCCGTCGACGCCTTCCTCGACGACCTGTGCACGCCGGCCGAGATCGAGGCCATGGCAGACCGCTGGTCCGTCGTCCCGTTGCTCGCGCAGGGCCTGTCCTACCGCCAGATCCACGACGAGACCGGCGTGAGCGTGACGACCGTCGGGCGGATCGCGCGGTGCCTGGACGCCGGGGCCGGCGGCTACCGCGCCGCCCTGGAGCATCACCACGAGCATCCGGCGGCGTTGCCGACGGTGTGA
- a CDS encoding peptidylprolyl isomerase: protein MRRALLPAVTALVLAGCGGEATYPGSSADEPQGGETPDVACTQPPTPPAEPRSYTQDDLPEPLSGERETLAATIETTCGDIELELYAGDAPQTVASFAFLAQEGYWEDSACHRLVTSGIFVLQCGDPTGTGQGSPGYAFGIENAPPDGLYPPGTLAMARTQDPDSNGGQFFIVYDDTQLPVGGGGYSIFGRVTAGLDIVETVAAEGNDSGGTAPAQPISLLSVSVDA, encoded by the coding sequence ATGCGCCGCGCCCTCCTCCCCGCCGTCACCGCTCTCGTGCTCGCCGGCTGCGGCGGTGAGGCGACCTACCCCGGATCGTCCGCGGACGAACCACAGGGCGGCGAGACGCCGGACGTGGCCTGCACCCAGCCGCCGACGCCACCGGCCGAGCCGAGGTCATACACCCAGGACGACCTGCCCGAGCCCCTGTCCGGCGAGCGGGAGACCCTGGCGGCGACGATCGAGACCACCTGCGGCGACATCGAGCTGGAGCTGTATGCCGGGGACGCGCCGCAGACCGTGGCCTCCTTCGCGTTCCTGGCGCAGGAGGGCTACTGGGAGGACAGCGCGTGCCACCGGCTGGTCACCAGCGGCATCTTCGTCCTCCAGTGCGGCGACCCGACCGGCACCGGGCAGGGCAGTCCGGGGTATGCCTTCGGCATCGAGAACGCACCACCGGACGGTCTCTACCCGCCGGGCACGCTGGCCATGGCCCGCACCCAGGACCCGGACAGCAACGGCGGCCAGTTCTTCATCGTCTACGACGACACCCAGCTGCCCGTCGGGGGCGGCGGCTACAGCATCTTCGGCCGCGTGACCGCAGGGCTCGACATCGTCGAGACGGTCGCGGCCGAGGGCAACGACAGCGGCGGCACCGCCCCGGCGCAGCCGATCAGCCTGCTCTCGGTCAGCGTCGACGCCTGA